From a single Natronorubrum tibetense GA33 genomic region:
- the glpK gene encoding glycerol kinase GlpK: protein MTDNTYVGAVDQGTTGTRFIVFDHGGQVVANAYEKHEQIYPEPGWVEHDPMEIWENTKSVIMQALGQAGISPDQLEAIGVTNQRETTLLWDADSGRPVHNAIVWQDRRTTDRVEELEDDGLVGTIREKTGLEADAYFSATKAEWLLDNADPIKLERSRPEDIQDRAEKGEVLFGTIDTWLIYNLTGNHITEVTNASRTMLYNIHDLEWDEELLEEFNVPEAMLPEVRPSSDDETYGTTDPEGFLESEIPVAGALGDQQAALFGQTCFDAGDAKNTYGTGSFFLMNTGNEAVESDHGLLTTIGFQKSGEDVQYALEGSIFITGAAIEWLEDLTLIDDPAETAELARSVDSTDGVYVVPAFTGLGAPHWDQRARGTIVGMTRGTRKEHIVRATLESIAYQTRDVAEAMEADSGIDMTSLKVDGGAVKNNYLCQLQSDIIGSEIVRPVVDETTALGSAYAAGLAVGYWDDVDSLRDNWQIDREFDPKMDSDQADEQYARWQTAVDRSLDWARDGGGE from the coding sequence GTGACAGACAATACCTACGTCGGTGCGGTAGATCAAGGGACGACTGGGACGCGCTTCATCGTGTTCGATCACGGTGGGCAGGTCGTCGCGAACGCATACGAAAAACACGAACAGATTTATCCGGAACCCGGGTGGGTCGAACACGACCCGATGGAGATCTGGGAGAACACAAAGAGCGTCATCATGCAGGCGCTCGGGCAGGCGGGAATCAGTCCCGACCAGCTCGAGGCCATCGGCGTGACCAACCAGCGGGAAACGACGCTGCTGTGGGACGCTGACTCCGGACGGCCGGTCCACAACGCCATCGTCTGGCAGGACCGTCGAACGACCGACCGCGTCGAAGAACTCGAGGACGACGGGCTGGTCGGCACCATCCGCGAGAAAACCGGCCTCGAGGCCGACGCCTACTTCTCCGCGACGAAGGCGGAGTGGCTGCTCGACAACGCCGACCCGATCAAACTCGAGCGCTCGCGGCCCGAGGATATCCAGGACCGAGCCGAGAAGGGCGAGGTTCTGTTCGGAACGATCGACACGTGGCTCATCTACAACCTCACGGGCAACCACATCACCGAGGTCACGAACGCCTCGCGCACGATGTTATACAACATCCACGACCTCGAATGGGACGAGGAACTCCTCGAGGAGTTCAACGTACCCGAAGCGATGCTGCCGGAGGTTCGTCCCTCGAGCGACGACGAGACCTACGGCACGACCGATCCGGAGGGCTTCCTCGAGTCTGAAATCCCCGTCGCGGGTGCGCTCGGTGACCAGCAGGCGGCCCTGTTCGGCCAGACCTGTTTCGACGCCGGCGACGCGAAGAACACCTACGGGACGGGCTCGTTTTTCCTGATGAACACCGGCAACGAGGCCGTCGAGAGCGACCACGGGCTATTGACGACGATCGGATTCCAGAAGTCCGGCGAGGATGTCCAGTACGCCCTCGAAGGATCGATCTTCATCACCGGCGCGGCGATCGAGTGGCTCGAGGATCTGACGCTGATCGACGATCCGGCGGAGACGGCGGAACTCGCCCGGAGCGTCGACTCGACAGACGGTGTGTACGTCGTCCCCGCGTTTACGGGACTCGGCGCTCCCCACTGGGACCAGCGCGCACGCGGGACCATCGTCGGGATGACTCGCGGCACGCGGAAAGAACACATCGTCCGAGCGACCCTCGAGTCGATCGCCTACCAGACGCGCGACGTCGCCGAGGCGATGGAGGCCGACTCGGGTATCGACATGACGAGTCTGAAGGTCGACGGGGGCGCGGTCAAGAACAACTACCTCTGTCAGCTCCAGTCCGACATCATCGGCTCGGAGATCGTCCGCCCGGTCGTCGACGAGACGACGGCACTCGGCTCGGCGTACGCAGCCGGGCTGGCCGTCGGCTACTGGGACGACGTCGACAGCCTGCGCGACAACTGGCAGATCGACCGCGAGTTCGATCCGAAGATGGACAGCGACCAGGCCGACGAGCAGTACGCCCGCTGGCAGACCGCGGTCGACCGATCGCTCGACTGGGCGCGCGACGGAGGAGGCGAATAG
- the glpB gene encoding glycerol-3-phosphate dehydrogenase subunit GlpB yields the protein MAIEDDVLVIGGGLAGATAALAAAERDVRVRLVTYKQSTLRHASGLIDILGYTPDGEGPLVDPYEALETLPEGHPYERVGSEAVREALTFFDEIAGDAYAGSHTDANALVPTHGGTVKPTARYPLSTADGLASDARDTLLVGFETLTDFEAPLAAEHLAAAGAPFAARGVTVSFPGIARDDAKVTRYAHLLDHDETVATGSDETGARNALATTVRDHLEDESRVGFPAILGDEHADEVRADLADALGVDVFEVPMGPPSLPGMRLEDLLYDALEDAGVRTASGVPVIGYETEDEDGDDARIDHVVVDRHGAEIPYRADQYVLATGGLVGKGVRSERERVFEPLFDCHVPHAEDRYDWFVDDVFGEQPYARFGLPADRELRPLDGNEDPEFSNLRAAGAVLGGYDFAAEKSGAGVSLATGYVAGTRAGTEAEQ from the coding sequence ATGGCGATCGAAGACGACGTACTCGTCATCGGTGGCGGACTCGCCGGCGCAACCGCCGCGCTCGCGGCCGCAGAACGGGACGTCCGGGTCCGACTCGTCACGTACAAACAGAGCACGTTGCGCCACGCGAGCGGCTTGATCGACATCCTGGGCTACACGCCCGACGGCGAGGGACCGCTCGTCGATCCCTACGAGGCGCTCGAGACCCTCCCCGAGGGCCACCCTTACGAGCGCGTCGGCAGCGAGGCCGTCCGCGAGGCGCTCACCTTCTTCGACGAGATTGCGGGCGACGCGTACGCAGGATCACACACGGACGCGAACGCGCTCGTCCCAACCCACGGCGGCACGGTCAAGCCGACCGCGCGGTACCCCCTTTCGACGGCCGACGGACTGGCGAGCGACGCTCGAGACACCTTGCTCGTCGGCTTCGAGACGTTAACGGACTTCGAAGCACCGCTGGCCGCCGAGCATCTCGCAGCTGCCGGCGCGCCCTTTGCGGCCCGCGGCGTCACCGTCTCGTTCCCCGGCATCGCTCGGGACGACGCGAAGGTGACCCGGTACGCCCACCTGCTCGATCACGACGAGACGGTGGCGACCGGCTCCGACGAAACGGGCGCGCGAAACGCGCTCGCGACGACGGTTCGAGACCACCTCGAGGACGAGTCTCGCGTCGGCTTCCCCGCGATTTTGGGCGACGAGCACGCGGACGAGGTGCGAGCCGACCTCGCGGACGCCCTCGGGGTCGACGTCTTCGAGGTCCCGATGGGACCGCCGAGCCTGCCGGGGATGCGACTCGAGGATCTGCTGTACGACGCACTCGAGGACGCGGGCGTCCGAACGGCGTCGGGCGTACCGGTGATCGGATACGAAACCGAGGACGAGGACGGCGACGACGCTCGTATCGACCACGTCGTCGTCGACCGCCACGGGGCTGAGATCCCCTATCGCGCCGACCAGTATGTCCTCGCGACCGGCGGGCTGGTCGGGAAGGGCGTCCGATCCGAGCGCGAGCGAGTGTTCGAACCGCTTTTCGACTGCCACGTTCCCCACGCCGAGGACCGCTACGACTGGTTCGTCGACGACGTCTTCGGGGAGCAGCCGTACGCTCGCTTCGGGCTCCCAGCCGACCGCGAGCTCCGGCCGCTCGACGGAAACGAGGATCCGGAGTTCTCGAACCTGCGAGCGGCCGGCGCCGTGCTGGGCGGGTACGACTTCGCGGCCGAGAAGTCCGGTGCCGGCGTCTCGCTCGCGACGGGCTACGTCGCCGGGACGCGGGCCGGAACGGAGGCGGAACAATGA
- a CDS encoding DUF120 domain-containing protein, with the protein MSVSAESAVGHDELAVLKLLALEGGLEGDVKISCSHLADRLNASNQTASRRLQRLESASLLERDTVSDGQWVAITDDGERALHAEYEDYRRIFETDSEIELDGTVTSGMGEGRHYISLSGYMRQFEERLGYEPFPGTLNVDLREDSVRRRSAVASLEPVPIDGWEDDERTYGPAVCHRATIETAEGNRYEDAHIIAPERTHHDEDQLEVIAPEKLRETLGLEDDDHVTVYVGDRR; encoded by the coding sequence ATGTCAGTGTCAGCCGAGTCTGCCGTCGGGCACGACGAACTCGCCGTGCTCAAACTGCTCGCACTCGAGGGCGGCCTCGAGGGCGACGTCAAGATCTCTTGTTCTCACCTCGCGGATCGACTGAATGCATCGAACCAGACCGCCTCGCGACGGCTCCAGCGCCTCGAGAGCGCCAGCCTGCTCGAGCGCGATACCGTCAGCGACGGCCAGTGGGTGGCGATCACCGACGATGGCGAGCGCGCGCTCCACGCCGAGTACGAGGACTACCGTCGTATCTTCGAGACGGACTCGGAAATCGAACTCGACGGCACCGTGACCAGCGGGATGGGCGAGGGCCGCCACTACATCTCCCTGTCGGGCTACATGCGACAGTTCGAGGAGCGTCTCGGCTACGAGCCGTTCCCCGGCACGCTGAACGTCGACCTGCGCGAGGACAGCGTCCGCCGACGCAGCGCCGTCGCCTCGCTCGAGCCGGTCCCGATCGACGGCTGGGAGGACGACGAGCGCACCTATGGCCCGGCGGTCTGTCACCGAGCGACGATCGAGACCGCCGAGGGCAACCGCTACGAGGACGCCCACATCATCGCGCCCGAGCGAACCCACCACGACGAGGACCAGCTCGAGGTCATCGCACCGGAGAAACTGCGCGAAACGCTCGGTCTCGAGGACGATGATCACGTCACCGTCTACGTGGGTGACCGCCGATGA
- the glpA gene encoding anaerobic glycerol-3-phosphate dehydrogenase subunit GlpA: MADHTEVLVLGGGSTGCGIARDLAMRGLDVTLVERGNLTDGTTGRMHGLLHSGGRYAVSDQASATECIEENEILRDIAGHCVEMTGGLFVQRPEDSDEYFREKLEGCRDCGIPARVLSGREAREVEPYLAKDVARAIEVPDGAVDPFRLCVANALDAENHGARVETHAEVVDLLRDGDDIYGVEVRHESGPGKRTHNAAGTTEEITAEYVVNATGAWAGQIGAMADLEVEVRPSKGVMTIMNVRQVDTVINRCKPKGDADIIVPHETTAILGTTDEEVSDPDDYPEERWEVDQMIDTLSELVPILEEARTIRSFWGVRPLYEPPGTGTQDPTDITRDFFLLDHDDRDGVSGMSSIVGGKFTTYRAMAEEISNHVCDKLGVNASCATADEPLPGSENIETLEAGMDDFGLRSPVARRSKQRLGSRAADVLGTDEANPVICQCEGVTRAEVQDAICQSGSDLNAVRIRTRASMGNCQGGFCCANMANELHPEYDEATVRASLDELFQERWKGERHALWGEQLSQAMLNYALHATTMNRDRDPANEDDPDALEYEAFDSGRPTAEMRTDGGRGGPRERGSGRGDR, from the coding sequence ATGGCAGACCACACCGAGGTTCTCGTTCTCGGGGGCGGATCGACGGGCTGTGGTATCGCCAGGGATCTGGCGATGCGCGGGCTCGACGTCACCCTCGTCGAACGAGGAAACCTCACAGACGGGACGACTGGCCGCATGCACGGTCTCTTACACAGCGGCGGCCGATACGCCGTGTCGGATCAGGCCAGTGCGACCGAGTGTATCGAAGAGAACGAAATCCTCCGGGATATCGCAGGCCACTGCGTCGAGATGACTGGCGGCCTGTTCGTCCAGCGCCCGGAGGACTCAGACGAGTACTTCCGGGAGAAACTCGAGGGCTGTCGTGACTGCGGAATTCCCGCGCGCGTCCTCTCGGGTCGGGAAGCCCGCGAAGTCGAACCCTATCTCGCGAAAGACGTTGCGCGCGCGATCGAGGTCCCCGACGGGGCGGTCGATCCGTTCCGACTTTGTGTCGCGAACGCGCTCGACGCGGAGAATCACGGCGCACGCGTCGAGACTCACGCCGAAGTAGTGGACCTCCTGCGTGACGGCGACGACATCTACGGCGTCGAGGTGCGCCACGAGTCGGGACCCGGCAAACGGACGCACAACGCTGCCGGAACGACCGAGGAGATCACCGCCGAGTACGTCGTCAACGCGACGGGCGCGTGGGCGGGCCAGATCGGCGCGATGGCCGACCTCGAGGTCGAGGTTCGCCCCTCCAAGGGCGTCATGACGATCATGAACGTCCGACAGGTCGATACCGTGATCAACCGCTGCAAGCCGAAGGGTGACGCCGACATCATCGTCCCGCACGAAACGACGGCGATCCTCGGCACGACGGACGAGGAGGTGTCGGATCCGGACGACTACCCCGAGGAGCGGTGGGAGGTCGACCAGATGATCGACACCCTCTCGGAGCTCGTCCCGATCCTCGAGGAAGCGAGAACGATCCGCTCGTTCTGGGGCGTTCGACCGCTGTACGAACCGCCGGGAACCGGCACGCAGGACCCGACGGATATCACGCGGGACTTCTTCCTGCTCGACCACGACGACCGCGACGGCGTCTCGGGGATGTCCAGTATCGTCGGCGGGAAGTTCACGACCTACCGGGCGATGGCCGAGGAGATCTCGAACCACGTCTGCGACAAATTAGGCGTAAACGCCTCCTGTGCGACGGCCGACGAGCCGTTGCCTGGGAGTGAGAACATCGAGACGCTCGAGGCCGGCATGGACGATTTCGGTCTCCGCTCGCCGGTCGCCCGCCGGAGCAAACAGCGGTTGGGAAGCCGAGCCGCGGACGTCCTGGGCACGGACGAGGCGAACCCCGTCATCTGCCAGTGTGAGGGCGTGACGCGCGCGGAAGTCCAGGACGCGATCTGCCAGTCGGGATCGGACCTGAACGCGGTCCGCATCCGAACCCGGGCCTCGATGGGCAACTGTCAAGGGGGCTTTTGCTGTGCGAACATGGCCAACGAGCTCCACCCCGAGTACGACGAGGCGACGGTCCGCGCGTCGCTCGACGAACTCTTTCAGGAGCGCTGGAAGGGCGAGCGACACGCCCTCTGGGGCGAACAGCTCTCGCAGGCGATGCTCAACTACGCCCTGCACGCGACGACGATGAACCGGGACCGGGATCCGGCGAACGAAGACGACCCGGACGCACTCGAGTACGAGGCCTTCGACAGCGGCCGGCCGACGGCGGAGATGCGCACTGACGGCGGCCGCGGAGGGCCTCGGGAGCGAGGCAGTGGCCGAGGTGACCGCTGA
- a CDS encoding outer membrane protein assembly factor BamB family protein produces the protein MPATRRRALVAIAAAGGVAGCTDLLSTGESDDTSPADRRVDASYEPGDGEWIRSSRSFANDLVSTTARPPRDEPNERWSAGDRGSVLDIAVVDGRCYVANDEALVARDAETGEVVWRHELAENNLLRTFLEVEGTVYYTADGDLHGLHADTGDRRWTVGGEDRYGTLALADGTLHWTTTETHRLLEPEGGSRPTARSAIPLDGYESRVRPSEPAVVDGSIALGGWPYRSGSAPIRSLSRRGTIWSRPFEPYVPTPAMVGNRLLATGYDNDSNALDESTVASFDLETGDPHWETTVPEPVGQPAVADGMIYTGGSYPSESATETGHLFALEIETGEIRWEIDTDGAFAGHPLALVDDVVVLGTRTGVIVLE, from the coding sequence ATGCCCGCCACGCGCCGTCGAGCACTGGTTGCCATCGCCGCAGCGGGCGGCGTCGCCGGGTGTACGGATCTGCTTTCTACCGGCGAGTCCGACGATACGTCACCGGCTGACCGCCGCGTCGATGCGTCGTACGAACCGGGTGACGGCGAGTGGATTCGCTCGAGTCGCTCATTCGCCAACGATCTGGTTTCCACCACGGCGCGCCCGCCGCGGGACGAACCGAACGAACGGTGGAGTGCCGGAGACCGCGGCTCCGTCCTCGACATCGCCGTGGTCGACGGCCGGTGTTACGTCGCCAACGACGAGGCGCTCGTGGCCCGAGACGCCGAGACGGGAGAAGTAGTGTGGCGCCACGAACTGGCAGAGAACAATCTCTTGCGAACCTTTCTCGAGGTCGAGGGAACGGTCTACTATACGGCCGATGGTGATCTGCACGGGCTTCACGCTGATACTGGCGATCGTCGATGGACAGTTGGCGGCGAGGACCGGTACGGAACGCTCGCACTTGCTGACGGCACGCTTCACTGGACGACCACGGAGACACACCGACTGCTCGAACCGGAAGGGGGCTCTCGACCGACAGCGCGGTCGGCGATCCCCCTCGACGGATACGAATCGCGCGTTCGCCCCTCGGAGCCGGCGGTCGTCGACGGATCGATCGCGCTCGGCGGTTGGCCGTACCGGTCGGGTTCGGCACCGATTCGCTCTCTCTCGCGTCGCGGCACGATCTGGAGCCGTCCGTTCGAACCGTACGTACCGACTCCGGCGATGGTCGGAAATCGCCTGCTCGCCACCGGCTACGACAACGATTCGAACGCGCTTGACGAAAGCACCGTCGCGTCGTTTGACCTCGAAACGGGTGATCCCCACTGGGAGACGACCGTTCCCGAACCGGTCGGCCAACCCGCCGTCGCCGACGGGATGATCTACACGGGCGGGAGCTACCCCAGTGAGTCGGCGACCGAGACTGGGCACCTGTTCGCCCTCGAGATCGAGACGGGCGAAATACGCTGGGAGATCGACACCGATGGTGCCTTTGCGGGGCATCCGCTCGCGCTCGTCGACGACGTCGTCGTTCTCGGAACGCGGACCGGGGTGATCGTTCTCGAGTAG
- the twy1 gene encoding 4-demethylwyosine synthase TYW1 produces MSNSAETGVDTGADADEDGNEDGGPMQVSSPDYHSENHTAAQTCGWTANALRGEGKCYKNIYYGIESHRCIQMTPVVRCNERCVFCWRDHQGHSYEMDDVEWDDPEAVVDASLKLQKRLLSGFGGNDEVPREVFEQSMEPRHVAISLDGEPSLYPYLPELIDAFHDRDITTFLVSNGTRPEVLRECDPTQLYVSVDAPERHTFDEVVGAMEDDAWEKLLETMDILAEKDETRTVLRTTLVKGENMHHPDWYAGFYQQADPDFIEMKAYMHVGHSRGRLDRSAMPDHEEVVDFTERIGEYMPEFTEVKDVPASRVALLSKTKDTWVPKLKKGSEFWERDPVTGD; encoded by the coding sequence ATGAGCAACTCCGCCGAAACGGGCGTCGATACCGGAGCCGACGCCGACGAGGACGGCAACGAGGACGGCGGCCCGATGCAGGTCTCGAGTCCGGACTACCACAGCGAGAACCACACGGCGGCCCAGACCTGCGGCTGGACGGCCAACGCCTTACGCGGCGAGGGCAAGTGCTACAAGAACATCTACTACGGGATCGAGTCCCACCGCTGTATCCAGATGACGCCGGTGGTTCGGTGTAACGAGCGCTGCGTCTTCTGCTGGCGCGACCATCAGGGCCACTCCTACGAGATGGATGATGTCGAGTGGGACGACCCCGAGGCGGTCGTCGACGCCTCCTTGAAACTGCAAAAGCGACTCCTCTCCGGCTTCGGCGGCAACGACGAGGTGCCACGCGAGGTATTCGAGCAGTCGATGGAGCCGCGCCACGTCGCGATTTCTCTGGACGGCGAACCGTCGCTCTACCCCTACCTACCGGAACTCATCGACGCGTTCCACGACCGCGATATCACGACCTTCCTCGTCTCCAACGGCACCCGACCCGAGGTCCTCCGGGAGTGTGACCCCACGCAACTGTACGTCAGCGTCGACGCCCCCGAACGCCACACCTTCGACGAGGTCGTCGGCGCGATGGAAGACGACGCCTGGGAGAAACTCCTCGAGACGATGGACATCCTCGCCGAGAAAGACGAAACCCGGACCGTGCTCCGGACGACGCTCGTCAAGGGCGAGAACATGCACCACCCCGACTGGTATGCCGGTTTCTACCAGCAGGCCGATCCGGACTTCATCGAGATGAAGGCGTACATGCACGTCGGCCACTCGCGGGGCCGACTCGACCGCTCGGCGATGCCCGACCACGAGGAGGTCGTCGACTTCACCGAGCGAATCGGGGAGTACATGCCCGAGTTCACGGAAGTGAAGGACGTGCCGGCCTCCCGCGTCGCCTTGCTCTCGAAGACCAAAGACACCTGGGTGCCGAAACTGAAGAAGGGAAGCGAGTTCTGGGAGCGCGACCCGGTCACCGGCGACTGA
- a CDS encoding universal stress protein — MYTDILFPTDGSSGASAAIEHARDLAERYDATVHVLHVVNSSYVGYTGDGDAERSPSGMLGGRSDETRSGMLGGDSDETRSGMLGGDHEDLRDEIRERAIEIVEEVEGQFDGVETEGIIHVGDPYQVILAYADHADIDLVVMGTHGRRGVDRYLLGSVAEKVVRMSDVPVVTVRDNAEPPKSEGAT, encoded by the coding sequence ATGTACACCGATATCCTCTTTCCGACCGATGGGAGCAGTGGCGCTAGCGCGGCGATCGAGCACGCCAGGGACCTGGCGGAGCGGTACGATGCGACCGTCCATGTACTGCACGTCGTCAACTCCTCCTACGTCGGCTATACGGGCGACGGCGACGCCGAACGGTCGCCGTCCGGAATGCTCGGCGGACGCTCCGACGAGACGCGGTCCGGAATGCTCGGCGGCGATTCTGACGAAACCCGGTCCGGGATGCTCGGTGGCGATCACGAAGACCTTCGGGACGAGATTCGGGAACGAGCGATCGAAATCGTCGAGGAGGTGGAAGGCCAGTTCGACGGCGTCGAGACGGAAGGGATTATCCACGTCGGCGACCCCTATCAGGTCATCCTCGCGTACGCCGACCACGCGGATATCGACCTCGTCGTCATGGGGACCCACGGCAGACGGGGCGTCGACCGGTACCTGCTCGGGAGCGTGGCGGAGAAGGTCGTCCGAATGTCGGACGTTCCCGTCGTCACGGTGCGAGACAACGCCGAACCGCCGAAGAGCGAAGGGGCCACGTAA
- a CDS encoding anaerobic glycerol-3-phosphate dehydrogenase subunit C — translation MSDAERPTDDHVPGDDEFEPIQVFPEAEDMDLRPDADNCYKCSTCDTNCPVAEVDDEFPGPKFQGPEQWRLKRQDDHDIDDSVMKCSNCMRCDSACPSEVPLSQMHNTARGEYVEENMDKLSREYIRNRILANYRRLAPIAATFPRTANFVMGLSVTKWLGEKTLGITGEREFPEFATETFRKWWTKRGGAKVENPDKRIAYFHGCYSNYNTPEVGKALVRVYEHFGYEVMVPDQSCSGTPMFANGMLDDARRAAETNVSELGAALEDGADIIASCSSCSMSLRQEYPELFDFEGTEDVAENTWDAIEYLRVHEDLETELEGTSVEGEDFAYHAPCHSRNQGLDGQTIEVVDAIDGIDAHDVGDSCSGISGTYGWKAENYETSMKIGEEMFDHMEEAEAETGLTECPTCSMQMGHGTGYEIKHTLEVLESALLGTAPESAQGTRET, via the coding sequence ATGAGCGACGCAGAACGACCAACCGACGACCACGTACCGGGCGACGACGAGTTCGAGCCGATCCAGGTGTTCCCCGAGGCCGAAGACATGGACCTCCGGCCGGACGCGGACAACTGCTACAAGTGCTCGACCTGCGACACTAACTGTCCCGTCGCTGAGGTCGACGACGAGTTCCCCGGCCCGAAGTTCCAGGGACCCGAGCAGTGGCGGCTCAAACGGCAGGACGACCACGACATCGACGACTCGGTGATGAAGTGTTCGAACTGCATGCGCTGTGACAGCGCCTGCCCCTCCGAGGTCCCGCTCTCGCAGATGCACAACACGGCGCGCGGGGAGTACGTCGAGGAGAACATGGACAAACTCTCCCGCGAGTACATCCGAAACCGAATCCTCGCGAACTATCGCCGTCTCGCCCCGATCGCGGCGACGTTCCCGCGGACGGCGAACTTCGTGATGGGGCTCTCCGTGACGAAGTGGCTGGGCGAGAAGACGCTGGGCATTACAGGCGAGCGGGAGTTCCCCGAGTTCGCCACGGAAACGTTCCGAAAGTGGTGGACGAAACGCGGCGGCGCAAAAGTCGAAAACCCAGACAAGCGCATCGCCTACTTCCACGGCTGCTACTCGAACTACAACACCCCCGAAGTCGGGAAGGCGTTGGTCCGGGTCTACGAGCACTTCGGCTACGAGGTCATGGTCCCCGATCAGTCCTGTTCGGGGACCCCGATGTTCGCCAACGGCATGTTAGACGATGCCCGCCGGGCCGCCGAGACGAACGTCAGCGAACTCGGGGCCGCACTCGAGGACGGCGCCGATATCATCGCCTCCTGTAGCTCCTGTTCGATGTCGTTGCGCCAGGAGTACCCCGAACTGTTCGACTTCGAGGGAACGGAAGACGTTGCCGAAAACACCTGGGACGCCATCGAGTATCTCCGAGTTCACGAGGATCTCGAGACCGAACTCGAGGGAACCTCCGTCGAGGGCGAGGACTTCGCCTATCACGCACCGTGTCATTCACGTAACCAGGGCCTCGATGGCCAGACGATAGAAGTGGTAGACGCAATCGACGGCATCGACGCACACGACGTCGGCGACTCCTGTTCGGGGATCTCCGGCACCTACGGCTGGAAGGCAGAGAACTACGAGACGTCGATGAAGATCGGCGAAGAGATGTTCGACCACATGGAGGAGGCAGAAGCCGAGACCGGGCTCACGGAGTGTCCGACCTGCTCGATGCAGATGGGCCACGGCACCGGCTACGAGATCAAGCACACGCTCGAGGTGCTCGAGTCGGCCCTCCTCGGAACGGCACCCGAATCGGCCCAGGGAACACGGGAGACATAG
- a CDS encoding phosphoglycolate phosphatase, with translation MTADPPLALDIDGTLTRPDRWGIDPRVFDPLRDWEAPVVIATGKAFPYPVALCHFIGIPELVVAENGGVVYTGDDVFFTADRAAAQAVLEEYRAAGYDTGWGAENTVNRWRETEIAIDLEQPIGPLREIAAERGLEVVDTGYAYHVKDTTPNKGDGLETIAEHVGFDLADTVAVGDSVNDVSTFQAVGRSFAVANADETAKAAADEVLEERHADGTLAVLERVRPTE, from the coding sequence ATGACCGCCGATCCGCCACTCGCCCTCGATATCGACGGCACGCTTACCCGTCCCGACCGCTGGGGTATCGATCCACGCGTTTTCGACCCGCTCCGCGACTGGGAGGCTCCCGTCGTGATTGCGACCGGGAAAGCGTTCCCCTATCCCGTTGCTCTCTGTCACTTTATCGGGATTCCGGAACTCGTCGTCGCCGAGAACGGCGGCGTCGTCTACACCGGCGACGACGTCTTTTTCACCGCCGATCGGGCGGCCGCCCAGGCCGTCCTCGAGGAGTACCGCGCCGCGGGGTATGACACCGGCTGGGGAGCCGAAAACACCGTCAACCGCTGGCGAGAGACCGAGATCGCGATCGATTTAGAACAGCCGATCGGCCCTCTTCGAGAGATCGCCGCCGAACGCGGCCTCGAGGTAGTCGACACTGGCTACGCCTACCACGTCAAGGACACGACGCCGAACAAGGGCGACGGCCTCGAGACGATCGCCGAGCATGTCGGCTTCGATCTCGCGGACACCGTCGCGGTGGGCGACTCGGTCAACGATGTCTCGACCTTCCAGGCCGTCGGCCGGAGTTTCGCCGTGGCGAACGCCGACGAAACGGCGAAGGCCGCGGCCGACGAGGTGCTCGAGGAACGCCACGCCGACGGGACGCTGGCGGTACTTGAGCGAGTTCGACCAACGGAATAA